The Gemmata palustris genome includes a region encoding these proteins:
- a CDS encoding LysR family transcriptional regulator, which produces MSRVGISESQVRRLAHKVGAELVAERDRKAVEHRRRQLASRTGVVPEVVVVEVDGGRIRTRAAGAAPGVHEAQNKEDKIAGLATLKGPTFAADPCPEPPESFLCPRRVQRLVSQMKGHSGRDDTQETPDESTTAGVEPIATGSAGRWSPEKLVRTCVASLGSSCSFGPLVAAEAQERHFYEARRRAFVADGAAYNWSIHEGYFRDFEPVVDLLHVLCYVYSSARAVGGDESGGWRQYEAWMRSCWKGRVAEVLVELDGWHERLGESPAGEARTAEDRRDPRRLVAEARCYLRNNEKRMDYPRYRREGLPTTSSLVESLVGEFSARVKGKQKHWNRPDGAESILQLRAAVLSEDDRLSRYFTDRSGSPFRKRQPVEKDDTPNTQTAA; this is translated from the coding sequence ATGTCGCGGGTCGGCATCAGCGAGAGCCAGGTCCGCCGGCTGGCCCACAAGGTCGGGGCGGAACTGGTCGCCGAACGGGACCGGAAGGCGGTCGAGCACCGCCGCCGGCAACTGGCCTCGCGGACGGGGGTGGTTCCCGAGGTCGTCGTGGTGGAGGTCGATGGGGGGCGCATCCGTACCCGCGCGGCGGGGGCGGCCCCTGGTGTCCACGAAGCCCAGAACAAGGAGGACAAGATCGCCGGTCTGGCCACGTTGAAGGGTCCGACGTTCGCCGCCGACCCGTGCCCCGAACCGCCGGAGTCGTTCCTCTGCCCCCGCCGGGTGCAACGTCTGGTGAGCCAGATGAAGGGGCACTCGGGTCGGGACGATACCCAAGAAACCCCGGACGAATCGACCACGGCCGGAGTCGAGCCGATCGCGACCGGGTCGGCCGGGCGGTGGTCACCGGAGAAGTTGGTGCGGACGTGTGTGGCGAGCCTGGGATCGAGTTGTTCGTTCGGCCCGTTGGTGGCGGCGGAGGCCCAAGAGCGGCACTTCTACGAGGCGAGGCGCCGGGCGTTCGTGGCCGACGGGGCGGCGTACAACTGGTCGATCCACGAGGGGTACTTCCGGGACTTCGAGCCGGTCGTGGACCTGTTGCACGTGCTGTGCTACGTGTACTCGTCGGCGCGTGCGGTGGGCGGGGACGAGTCGGGCGGGTGGCGACAGTACGAGGCGTGGATGCGTTCGTGTTGGAAGGGCCGGGTCGCCGAGGTGCTGGTGGAGTTGGACGGGTGGCACGAACGCCTGGGAGAGTCGCCGGCGGGTGAGGCAAGGACGGCGGAGGACCGCCGTGACCCACGTCGGTTGGTGGCCGAGGCGAGGTGCTACCTGAGGAACAACGAGAAGCGGATGGACTACCCGAGATACCGGCGTGAGGGGTTGCCGACGACGAGCAGCCTGGTGGAGTCGCTGGTGGGTGAGTTCAGCGCTCGTGTGAAAGGGAAGCAGAAGCACTGGAACCGCCCGGACGGGGCCGAATCCATCCTGCAACTCCGGGCGGCCGTTCTGAGCGAGGACGATCGCTTGAGTCGGTACTTCACTGACCGATCCGGAAGCCCGTTCCGGAAACGGCAGCCAGTGGAGAAAGACGACACCCCAAACACGCAAACCGCGGCGTGA
- a CDS encoding IS1/IS1595 family N-terminal zinc-binding domain-containing protein, which produces MSKSATALAPIPPCPRCSGTHVVRNGANASGTPVFRCQACRRRFVAAPKKGPVGASDQALVLRLLGERVGIRAIARITGRSRSWIQGFVNALYRDDTPRDPGPPPKSPVRS; this is translated from the coding sequence ATGAGCAAATCGGCTACCGCCCTGGCCCCGATCCCGCCGTGCCCCCGGTGCTCGGGAACTCACGTGGTCCGGAACGGGGCCAACGCTTCTGGCACTCCGGTGTTCCGCTGCCAGGCGTGCCGCCGGCGGTTCGTGGCCGCTCCCAAGAAGGGTCCGGTCGGCGCGTCCGACCAAGCCCTGGTGCTCCGGTTGCTGGGCGAGCGGGTCGGGATCCGAGCCATCGCCCGGATCACCGGCCGGTCCCGGTCTTGGATCCAAGGGTTCGTCAACGCCCTGTACCGGGACGACACCCCGCGCGACCCGGGACCGCCCCCAAAAAGTCCGGTCCGGTCGTGA
- a CDS encoding IS1 family transposase: MWSFVGSKDQVRWVWVALDEGTRRVLAMVVGDRSAATAQRLWGALPRGYRTGVTVYTDFLASYRQAIPRARHRAVGKDTGLTAHVERFWLTLRQRCARFVRKTLSFSKCERNHLGALWYFIRLYNLCHQ; encoded by the coding sequence TTGTGGAGCTTCGTAGGGTCCAAGGATCAGGTGCGGTGGGTTTGGGTGGCCCTGGACGAGGGCACCCGTCGGGTTCTGGCGATGGTCGTCGGGGATCGGTCCGCCGCAACCGCCCAGCGCCTCTGGGGCGCATTGCCCCGTGGGTACCGGACCGGGGTCACCGTGTACACCGACTTCCTCGCCTCGTACCGCCAAGCGATCCCACGCGCCCGGCACCGGGCCGTGGGCAAGGACACGGGCCTCACCGCCCATGTCGAGCGCTTCTGGCTCACCCTCCGCCAGCGATGCGCCCGGTTCGTGCGAAAGACCCTCTCGTTCTCCAAGTGCGAGAGGAATCATCTCGGGGCACTTTGGTACTTTATCCGGCTCTATAACCTGTGCCATCAGTAA
- a CDS encoding sigma 54-interacting transcriptional regulator, protein MAALRTPPIEPHAHPPRGNEHTVPRPGLGASETEPVPGALVGTSPAMQAVYKRIALLAHARACVLVLGEPGTETELAARAIHANGAQCDRSFVSYLDTSELTDSGEQLFGAVDGPRGRLSEADGGTLFVGDLESLPLSWQIQLLRVLERREVWPVGSSAPRPTDPRLIAAVGPDPRAAVRAGRLHRGLFERLSVASLWLPPLRDRVEDIPDLAERFLLIFSNGVPGGHLTPGALSALQSRPWPGNVLELRNTLLRAFARADGGPIAPEHLPLQVQTIQVLGELRALIVEWVRERCPPQEPGSGDLFRELMQVLEPALLAEVLRQLRGRQIHAARWLGMTRATVRKMLHTYTPESEP, encoded by the coding sequence ATGGCCGCACTCCGAACACCGCCCATTGAGCCCCACGCGCACCCACCGCGCGGGAACGAGCACACGGTTCCGCGCCCCGGATTGGGCGCGAGTGAGACCGAACCCGTGCCCGGCGCCCTCGTCGGCACCAGCCCCGCGATGCAAGCGGTGTACAAGAGGATCGCGCTCCTCGCGCACGCGCGCGCGTGTGTCCTCGTCCTCGGGGAACCGGGTACCGAAACGGAACTTGCGGCCCGCGCGATCCACGCGAACGGGGCGCAGTGCGATCGCTCGTTCGTGTCATACCTCGACACCTCGGAACTGACGGATAGCGGGGAGCAGCTTTTCGGGGCTGTTGACGGGCCGCGCGGGCGACTCTCGGAGGCCGACGGGGGCACCCTGTTCGTGGGCGACCTCGAATCGCTTCCGCTTTCCTGGCAAATCCAACTGCTCCGCGTCCTCGAGCGCCGCGAGGTGTGGCCGGTCGGAAGCTCGGCGCCACGCCCGACGGACCCGCGACTCATCGCCGCGGTCGGTCCCGATCCCAGGGCCGCGGTTCGGGCCGGTCGGTTGCACCGCGGTCTGTTCGAGCGGTTGAGCGTCGCGTCCCTGTGGCTTCCCCCGCTCCGGGACCGGGTCGAGGACATCCCGGACCTGGCCGAACGCTTCCTATTGATCTTCTCGAATGGGGTACCGGGTGGTCACCTCACACCCGGCGCGCTGTCCGCACTTCAGTCGCGCCCGTGGCCCGGGAACGTGCTCGAATTACGGAACACTTTGCTGCGCGCGTTTGCCCGCGCGGACGGTGGCCCGATTGCCCCCGAGCACCTCCCTCTCCAAGTCCAGACCATTCAGGTGCTCGGAGAATTGAGGGCACTGATTGTGGAATGGGTGCGCGAACGCTGTCCCCCGCAAGAACCCGGGTCGGGCGACCTCTTTCGAGAGCTGATGCAGGTGCTCGAACCGGCGCTGCTCGCCGAAGTGCTCCGCCAACTCCGTGGGCGCCAGATCCACGCGGCCCGTTGGCTGGGAATGACCCGGGCGACCGTGCGCAAGATGCTTCACACCTACACTCCCGAATCCGAGCCGTGA